CTCCCCGCCCGGGCCAGGGGCCACGCATCGGCCCAGATGGGGGGCAGCCAGATCGTTACCGGGCTCTGGACGAGGCGCAGATATTCCATCAGGGCGAGCGAGAGGCCGACCGTCGCGATGAGGCTCGGTTGGGAGCTGGCCGTGGTGATGCGGCCGATTGTGAAATATCCGCCGACGGCGCTGTGCATCGCGCCCGCGAAGACGGCGCCCGCGAGACCCGCCGCGAGTCCCAGAAGCGGGGAGTTCAAGCCCGACACGATGACCAGGGCCGCTCCCGTGACGGTGGCGGCCGATCCCACGGCCGCGAGTTCCCCGAAGGCCAGGTTGACGCGCCCGCTCAGACCGAAGACCAGCGCGAAGGCCACGGACAGAAGGGCGTAGATCGCCGTACGCGGGAGGCTCACCAGAATCTGCTGCAGCCAATAGGCTAATCCGGCCGGAAGCTCGATCAACGCCGCGTCCGGCGGGCTGCCCGGATCCGCCGCGATGCCCTCGGGCGTTTCGAGATAATAGTGCTTGAGCATGTAGAGGCTCGCGCCCGAGATCGGGCCTTCCTCGGTGGCGAGCCCGGTCAGCTCGGACTTGTCGAGGGACAGGCCCTCGGCCGCGAAGGTGCAGACGACATAGCGGTCGAGCGGGGGATGGTCCGGCGATTCGGCCGAGTAGAGCACCGTCAGGCTTCGCGGTGCCGGGCCTTCCTGGATGCGCTGGACTGTGATCGACGCGCCTGGATTAAGGGCCGGCAGGGTGGACCGGCATATGCGCGCCTGATCCGCGTCGATGGACAGGCCGCAGGCACTCAGCAGGGCAAAGGGGACGATAAGGACCAGATTTCGGAACATGCCCTTGGTCCTGTGCAGCTCTGAATATTGCGTGGACACCAAAGGTTTCAGCTTCTTGCTTTGCTCAGATGCGCCAGTTTAGCTATGTTGTATCGAAGCCGCGAGCCGCACAGAGAGGGCCGATGAATCCGAAATGTGTAGCTTTCGTGCGGCTGATTGCAATCTCTTTTACGTTCTGGGTTTTTTCCGCTGAAGCCCGATCCCAGGAGGCATGGGTGGACCCCTGGCTTGAAAACTCCCAGGTTCCAGCGATCGCCGCCAAGGCACCTGGATTCAACCATGGGACGAGCCTCTGCTCAATTCACGCATACTTGCGGAAGCTGAATCCCAGAGGGGCCAACCTCAGAGCAGGCCCGGGACGGAATTTTCTCATCGTGGCGCGAATAGCCGGAGCCAACCCGGAAGATGACATGCAGCCAGAGTTTCAGGTGATCGGCGCGCGAAACGGCTGGCTAATGATCCACGATCCCCACTGGGCGGAGTATGGTGCCGACAATCCGCAGGTGCTTTACAAGGGATCCGCCTGGGTTGCCCCGGGTCTAATCGCATTCGACATGGAGGGCTACACGCTCTTTTCCAAGCCAAGGATCGGGGCAGCCGTCCTTCTCGCGCTCAAAGGTCCCGAGGAGGAATGGACCGGCGCCAACGTCAGAGTCGAGCAGGTGCATGGCTGCAGCGGAGGCTTCCTCGACATCACCGTCAGGAAGAAGGATGGAACGAGGAGCCGTGGGTGGTTCGCCGCCATCTGTGGCAATCAGGGGACTACATGCTCGTTCGGCAATGAGCCGCTTATGATCGAGGAACGCAGGGGAAAACTCATCAGCGCGACAGACCCGGAGTGACAGGTCTGTCGTACCGATTGTGAGAGCGCGGTCAGGCTTGAGCCTTCTTCAGCTTCTCGGCGACGCGGGGCGCGAAATAGGTGAGGACGCCGTCGGCGCCCGCGCGTTTGAAGGCCAGCAGGCTCTCCATCATGGCGCGCTCGCCGTCGATCCAGCCGTTTTTGGCTGCGCCCTGGATCATCGCATATTCGCCAGACACCTGGTACGCGAAGGTCGGGACGGCGAAGGTTTCCTTCACCCGGTGGACGATGTCGAGATAGGGCATGCCGGGCTTGACCATGATCATGTCGGCGCCTTCCTCGAGATCGAGGGCGACCTCGCGCATGGCTTCGTGCGTGTTGGCCGGATCCATCTGATAGGTGCGTTTGTCACCGATGAGCGTGGCGCTGGTCCCGATGGCGTCGCGGAACGGGCCGTAGAAGGCCGAGGCGTATTTCGCCGCATAGGCCATGATCTGCACGTCCTGGAACCCGGCCGCGTCGAGAGCCGCGCGGATCGCGCCCACGCGTCCGTCCATCATGTCGGAGGGCGCGATGACGTCGGAGCCCGCCTCGGCCTGGAGCACGGCCTGCCGGGCGAGCAGCGCCACCGACTCGTCGTTGAGAATGCGGTCACCGTCCATCACGCCGTCATGGCCGTGGCTGGTATAGGGGTCGAGGGCGACGTCCGTGATCACGCCGATCTCGGGCACGGCCCGCTTGATCTCGCGCACGGCGCGATTCACGAGGTTGCGGCTGTTCAGGGATTCCGAGCCCGTCGGATCGCGAAGCGCCGGGTCGGTATAGGGAAAGAGCGCGAGGGCCGGGATGTCGAGGGCGGCGGCGCGCTCCGCCTCCTTCACCACTTCACCGATGGTCAGGCGCTCGACGCCCGGCATGGACTCGACCGGTTGCCGACCGCTCTCGCCTTCGACGACGAAAAGGGGCCAGATCAGGTCGTTCGTCGTCAGTACGTTCTCGCGCACCAGCCGCCTGGACCACTCGGCCTTGCGATTGCGTCGCAGGCGGTGGGACAAATTCAAGGAGGAAGCAGCTTCCGGTGCGGCAGGGCGGGGGAACGGCGACAGTTTCGACATAATCCTCATCCAGAGCCGGCATCGCTGCGCCGGCGCATGCCGAGAGGGGTAGCACATTTAAATCGCTCTAAAAAAGGGCTCGGCGTCGCATTCGGAACATTCCTGAGGGAAAACAGACAGGGCTGCCATGCATTGACGGTAACCTTGGGCGCTGTTTAATCGCCAGGATGGGCATTCGGGCCGAAGCAGGGAAAGGCGCTCCATGGACGAGAACGCGGAAGTGACATGCGAAAAGCACGGTGCCGCCGGCATCATCACGCTCAATCGTCCCCGCGCCCTCAACGCCCTGACCCTGACCATGGTGCGCGAGATGCGCCGGGCCCTCGATGCCTGGGCCGCGGACCCGGAGGTCTCCCGCATCGTCGTCCAGGGCGCCGGCGAGAAGGCGTTCTGCGCGGGTGGCGACATCCGCCGCCTCACCGATCTTCTGCAGGCGGGCGAGCGCGACGAAGCGCTCGCGTTCTGGCGCGAGGAGTATCAGCTCAACATTCGGATCAAGCATTACCCGAAGCCATATGTCTCCCTCATCGACGGCATCGTCATGGGCGGCGGTGTCGGCGTGTCTCTGCACGGATCCCACCGCGTCGCGGGCGAGCGCTATCTCTTCGCGATGCCGGAAGTCGGCATCGGCTTCTTTCCCGACGTGGGCGCGACCTATGCCCTGCCGCGCCTTCCCGGCCGCACCGGCATGTATCTGGCGCTGACCGGCGAGCGGGTGAAGCAGGCCGACGCGGTGATGCTCGGCCTCGCCACCCATGCGGTCCCGAGCGCCGCGATGGAGTCCCTGCGCCAGGCCCTGATCGCAGGCGAGCCGGTGGACGAGGCGCTGGCAAAGGCCTCCTTCGATCCCGGACCCGCGCCGTTGAGTCCGGAGCGCGCGGTCATCGATTCCTGTTTCTCGGCCGGGAGCGTCGCCGGCGTGCTGGAGTGCCTCGACGAGGCAGTGGATCAGGGCAGCGAATTCGCGGCCAGGACGGCGGCGGGCATGCGCGCCAAGTCGCCGACCAGCATGAGCATCGCCTTCGAGCAGGTGCGCCGAGGCGCCTCCCTGTCCTTCGAGGACGCCATGAGGACCGAGTTCCGCATCGTCTCCCGAATCGGCGACGGCAGGGACTTCTTCGAGGGTGTCCGGGCGGTTCTGGTCGACAAGGACAATCAGCCCCGCTGGGATCCGGCCACCCTCGAGGGCGTGACGCGGGAAGCGGTCGAGCGCTACTTCGCGGGCCTGGGCGCCCACGAACTGGAGACCCGCTGATGCCCCGGAACGGCAACCACGGCGCAGCGCAGGAAGCCGCGCGGGACTATCTCTCGGACCGGATCGAGGAGCGTCCGGCAGCACCCGCCTCCATGCGCTGGGGCTTCGTCCTGACCTGGTTCATGCGGGTGCTCGCGATCATCTGGATCATGAAGGGGCTCAGCTCCTGGTCGGTGATCCTGGGGATCTGGACGCCCGCCGGTCAGTTCGAGGCCCGGTCGACGGGTTACCAGGCGATGATCATCTATTTCGCCCTGATCGACCTGATCGCGGCGGTCGGACTGTGGATGGCCGGCACCTGGGGCGGGATCATGTGGCTCCTGGCGGTCATGAGCCATCTGATCCTCGCGGCCTTCTTCCCGAGCATCGTCTCCAGCGGCATTCTCACGATCGTGTTCTTCCTCACGCTCGTGGCGGTCTATGTGGCGGTGTCCTGGCTCGCGGCCCAGGAGGAATAGGCGAGCTCCCGCGCGGCCGGGTTTCCCGGAGGCGCGCCTCACACAGAAGTGTATCCTCAAGAACACAGTTCGGAGATACATCGCAGGAGAGGCCGGTCGCGAGGGCTGAAGTCGGAGCCGAGGACAATTTTGCCATAAAACGGCCCCGAAGTTCTTCGTTTTCGATACCGTTCCTTAATTCTATCCCGGCAGTTTTTGCTGGGAGCGGGGTGCTCCGGACGATGGTCCTGACGCTTCCCGTCGCCGAGCCACACCTAACCGAGAAGAGCCTGCGCTCATGTTGTCCCGCCGTACCCTCCTGACAGGATCGCTTGCCCTTGTCCTTACGCCGGCCACTGTCGCCATGGCGCAGACCCAGGCCGAGTGGTCGCAGAATTACGAAGCCGTCTCGCGCACCCGCGTGCAGCGGACCTCGACTCCGATGCTCTCCCAGGAATCCCTGGCCGCAACCGAGCAGATGATCGAGTATTACCGGAACATCGCCGCCCGCGGCGGATGGCAGCCCGTCCAGGGCGTGCAGGGCCTGCGCGTCGGTTCCAAGAGCCCGGCCGTGGCCGCTCTGCGCCAGCGCCTCATCATCACGGGCGATCTCGATCAGTCGGCGGGCGAATCGCCGATCTACGATTCCTATGTGGAGGCCGGCGTGCGCCGCTTCCAGGCTCGGCACGGCATCAGCTCCACCGGCACCGTGACGGCCGCGACCGTGGCCGCGATGAACGTGCCTGTCGACATCCGCATCCGCCAGCTCGAGATCAACGTGGCGCGCCTGCGCAGCCTCGTGGCCGGTGGCCTGCCGAACCGCTACGTGGTCGCCAACATCCCGGCCGCGCTCGTCGAGACCGTGGAGGGAGGCATGGTCCATACCCGCCACGCCGCCGGCGTCGGCAAGAGCGACCGCCAGTCTCCGCTCCTGAACACCAAGGTGGTCGAGGTCAACTTCAACCCCTACTGGACCGTGCCCGCTTCGATCATCAAGAAGGATCTGATCCCGAAGATGCAGAAGGAGCCGAACTACCTGACGGACAACAAGATCCGCATCTTCAGCGGGGACCGGGAGATTCTCCCGTCCCAGGTCAACTGGTTCTCGGACGAGGCGACCCGCTACCGCTTCCGTCAGGACCCGGGCGGCGAACTCAACTCCATGGGCTTCGTGCGCATCAACATTCCGAACCAGCACGGCGTGTACATGCACGACACGCCCTCGAAGGGCATCTTCGGCGACGATTTCCGCTTCGTCTCCTCGGGCTGCATTCGTGTGCAGAACGTGCGCGACTATATCGAGTGGCTCCTGAAGGACACCCCCGGCTGGAGCCGCGAGCAGATCGACGCCACGTTCAAGTCGGGCGACCGGGTCGACGCGCGGCTGGCCCAGCCGGTGCCGATCCACTGGATCTACATGACGGCCTGGGCGACTCCGGACGGGCTCGTGCAGTTCCGCGACGACATCTACAACAAGGACGGTCTCGGCGCCTCCATCCCGGTGGCGAGCCGCACCCCGACCGAGCCGGACGAGGAAATGTTCCTCCAGAACTAAGGTCCGCGAATCCCGGAAAGACGACAGCCCGCCTCCCAGGCGGGCTGTTGCTTTTCATGAGCCGGGTCCACAAGTCCCTGGAGCGGCTTGGCGCGCTCGGGCTCCCCATGATAAAGGCCTGGGCCATCGGGAACTGAGCACCTTCAGGCGGGGCTCACAGCAAGGCGAGAACGACCATGAGCGCGAGCGAAGCAGCAAGAAATCACCTGTCCAACAGCTTTTTCTCGGCCAGCCTCGCCGACAGCGATCCCGAGATTGCCCGCGCCATCGGGCTCGAACTCGGCCGCCAGCGCGACGAGATCGAGCTGATCGCCTCGGAAAACATCGTCTCCCGCGCCGTCCTGGAGGCCCAGGGCTCGGTGATGACCAACAAATACGCGGAGGGCTATCCGGGCCGCCGCTATTACGGCGGCTGCCAGTTCGTCGACATGGCCGAGGAGCTCGCCATCGAGCGCGCCAAGCGCCTCTTCGACTGCAGGTTCGCCAACGTCCAGCCCAATTCCGGCTCCCAGGCCAACCAGGCCGTGTTCATGGCGCTCATGAAGCCGGGCGACACCTTCATGGGCCTGGACCTCGCCTGCGGCGGCCACCTGACCCACGGCTCGCCCGTGAACATGTCGGGCAAGTGGTTCAACGTGGTGAGCTACAAGGTCCGCGAGAGCGATCAGATCATCGACATGGACGAGGTCGCCCGCCTCGCCCGCGAGCACAAGCCGAAGGTGATCGTGGCCGGCGGCTCGGCCTATTCCCGGTTCTGGGACTTCGCCCGCTTCCGCGAGATCGCCGACGAGGTCGGGGCGTTCTTCATGGTGGACATCGCCCACTTCGCCGGTCTCGTGGCGGGCGGCGCGCATCCGTCGCCGTTCCCCCATGCCCATGTGGTCACGACCACCACGCACAAGACCCTGCGCGGTCCGCGCGGCGGCATGATCCTCACCAATGACGAGGACATCGCCAAGAAGGTGAATTCGGCGATCTTCCCCGGCCTCCAGGGCGGCCCGCTCATGCACGTGATCGCCGCCAAGGCCGTGGCCTTCGGCGAGGCCCTCCGCCCCGAGTTCAAGCTCTACGCCCACGCGGTGGTGGAGAACGCCAAGGTGCTCGCCGATGCCATGCTGGCCGGCGGCTACGCCATTGTGGCGGGCGGCACGGACAACCATTTGATGCTGGTGGACCTGCGCCCGAAGAAGCTCACCGGCAAGGCGGCCGAGGCGGCTCTGGGCCGCGCCCACATCACCTGCAACAAGAACGGCGTGCCCTTCGATCCCGAGAAGCCGATGGTGACCTCCGGCATCCGTCTCGGCACCCCCGCCGCGACCTCGCGTGGCTTCGGCGTGGCCGAGTTCCGGACGGTCGGCGAGCTGATCGTCGAGGCGCTCGACGGTCTTGCCAAGCACGGTGAGGAAGGCAACGCCCCGGTCGAAGAATCGGTGAAGGTCCGCGTGCACGAGCTGAC
This window of the Microvirga sp. TS319 genome carries:
- a CDS encoding branched-chain amino acid ABC transporter permease encodes the protein MFRNLVLIVPFALLSACGLSIDADQARICRSTLPALNPGASITVQRIQEGPAPRSLTVLYSAESPDHPPLDRYVVCTFAAEGLSLDKSELTGLATEEGPISGASLYMLKHYYLETPEGIAADPGSPPDAALIELPAGLAYWLQQILVSLPRTAIYALLSVAFALVFGLSGRVNLAFGELAAVGSAATVTGAALVIVSGLNSPLLGLAAGLAGAVFAGAMHSAVGGYFTIGRITTASSQPSLIATVGLSLALMEYLRLVQSPVTIWLPPIWADAWPLARAGSFLVSLTPISVMTAGTGLIAALGLLWLMKATAFGRAWRAVADDARAAAIMGVDGSRLLTQTLALAGAMAGLSGMLIVVQYGGLGFAGGFQYGLKALIGAVIGGIGSVPGALLGGFVIGLFETVWSAYLPIEGRDIALYAALVVFLIFRPGGLLGFQDTTPRTV
- the hemB gene encoding porphobilinogen synthase, producing MSKLSPFPRPAAPEAASSLNLSHRLRRNRKAEWSRRLVRENVLTTNDLIWPLFVVEGESGRQPVESMPGVERLTIGEVVKEAERAAALDIPALALFPYTDPALRDPTGSESLNSRNLVNRAVREIKRAVPEIGVITDVALDPYTSHGHDGVMDGDRILNDESVALLARQAVLQAEAGSDVIAPSDMMDGRVGAIRAALDAAGFQDVQIMAYAAKYASAFYGPFRDAIGTSATLIGDKRTYQMDPANTHEAMREVALDLEEGADMIMVKPGMPYLDIVHRVKETFAVPTFAYQVSGEYAMIQGAAKNGWIDGERAMMESLLAFKRAGADGVLTYFAPRVAEKLKKAQA
- a CDS encoding enoyl-CoA hydratase/isomerase family protein, with the translated sequence MDENAEVTCEKHGAAGIITLNRPRALNALTLTMVREMRRALDAWAADPEVSRIVVQGAGEKAFCAGGDIRRLTDLLQAGERDEALAFWREEYQLNIRIKHYPKPYVSLIDGIVMGGGVGVSLHGSHRVAGERYLFAMPEVGIGFFPDVGATYALPRLPGRTGMYLALTGERVKQADAVMLGLATHAVPSAAMESLRQALIAGEPVDEALAKASFDPGPAPLSPERAVIDSCFSAGSVAGVLECLDEAVDQGSEFAARTAAGMRAKSPTSMSIAFEQVRRGASLSFEDAMRTEFRIVSRIGDGRDFFEGVRAVLVDKDNQPRWDPATLEGVTREAVERYFAGLGAHELETR
- a CDS encoding DUF6163 family protein, with the protein product MPRNGNHGAAQEAARDYLSDRIEERPAAPASMRWGFVLTWFMRVLAIIWIMKGLSSWSVILGIWTPAGQFEARSTGYQAMIIYFALIDLIAAVGLWMAGTWGGIMWLLAVMSHLILAAFFPSIVSSGILTIVFFLTLVAVYVAVSWLAAQEE
- a CDS encoding murein L,D-transpeptidase, whose protein sequence is MLSRRTLLTGSLALVLTPATVAMAQTQAEWSQNYEAVSRTRVQRTSTPMLSQESLAATEQMIEYYRNIAARGGWQPVQGVQGLRVGSKSPAVAALRQRLIITGDLDQSAGESPIYDSYVEAGVRRFQARHGISSTGTVTAATVAAMNVPVDIRIRQLEINVARLRSLVAGGLPNRYVVANIPAALVETVEGGMVHTRHAAGVGKSDRQSPLLNTKVVEVNFNPYWTVPASIIKKDLIPKMQKEPNYLTDNKIRIFSGDREILPSQVNWFSDEATRYRFRQDPGGELNSMGFVRINIPNQHGVYMHDTPSKGIFGDDFRFVSSGCIRVQNVRDYIEWLLKDTPGWSREQIDATFKSGDRVDARLAQPVPIHWIYMTAWATPDGLVQFRDDIYNKDGLGASIPVASRTPTEPDEEMFLQN
- the glyA gene encoding serine hydroxymethyltransferase, with amino-acid sequence MSASEAARNHLSNSFFSASLADSDPEIARAIGLELGRQRDEIELIASENIVSRAVLEAQGSVMTNKYAEGYPGRRYYGGCQFVDMAEELAIERAKRLFDCRFANVQPNSGSQANQAVFMALMKPGDTFMGLDLACGGHLTHGSPVNMSGKWFNVVSYKVRESDQIIDMDEVARLAREHKPKVIVAGGSAYSRFWDFARFREIADEVGAFFMVDIAHFAGLVAGGAHPSPFPHAHVVTTTTHKTLRGPRGGMILTNDEDIAKKVNSAIFPGLQGGPLMHVIAAKAVAFGEALRPEFKLYAHAVVENAKVLADAMLAGGYAIVAGGTDNHLMLVDLRPKKLTGKAAEAALGRAHITCNKNGVPFDPEKPMVTSGIRLGTPAATSRGFGVAEFRTVGELIVEALDGLAKHGEEGNAPVEESVKVRVHELTRRFPIYA